One genomic segment of Danio aesculapii chromosome 15, fDanAes4.1, whole genome shotgun sequence includes these proteins:
- the hspb6 gene encoding heat shock protein beta-6, whose amino-acid sequence MDFDLPPSIPVSGIPWERVLPPLFPRLNGTIGPYSWTPTEFLIPVTKQTGAAKVTCDHNGFTVEVDVKHFSPDELLVKVSGDYVVVEGKHEQKKDGSGLVTRQFNRRYRIPNGVNIMALESAMSPEGMLVITAPLTQTITEH is encoded by the exons ATGGACTTCGACTTGCCTCCTTCTATCCCAGTGAGCGGTATCCCATGGGAACGGGTTCTCCCGCCGTTATTTCCACGGTTAAACGGGACGATTGGACCTTATTCATGGACACCTACCGAATTTTTAATCCCCGTTACTAAGCAAACAGGAGCAGCAAAG GTTACCTGTGATCACAATGGATTTACAGTGGAAGTTGATGTAAAACACTTCAGTCCTGACGAACTGCTAGTTAAGGTGTCAGGAGATTATGTTGTGGTTGAAGGAAAACATGAGCAAAAAAAG GACGGCTCAGGCCTGGTAACGCGTCAGTTTAACAGACGATACCGGATCCCAAACGGAGTAAACATCATGGCTCTGGAATCAGCAATGTCACCTGAAGGAATGCTAGTGATTACAGCACCTCTGACACAGACAATTACTGAACACTGA
- the psenen gene encoding gamma-secretase subunit PEN-2, whose protein sequence is MNLERIPNEEKLSLCRRYYLGGFAFLPFLWLVNVLWFFKEAFLKPAYTEQLQIKSYVKKSALGLLLWVAVLTTWITVFQHFRAQWGEVGEYLSFTIPLGTA, encoded by the exons ATGAATCTGGAAAGGATTCCCAATGAAGAAAAGCTGAGCCTCTGCAGGAGATATTATTTAG GTGGATTCGCATTCCTCCCGTTTCTTTGGCTTGTAAATGTTTTGTGGTTTTTTAAAGAGGCCTTCTTAAAACCGGCGTACACAGAACAACTGCAGATAAAGTCAT ATGTGAAAAAGTCTGCTCTGGGTCTGTTATTGTGGGTGGCCGTTTTGACGACGTGGATCACCGTATTCCAGCATTTCAGAGCGCAGTGGGGTGAAGTGGGAGAATATCTGTCCTTCACCATTCCTCTCGGCACAGCCTGA